The Ascochyta rabiei chromosome 15, complete sequence genome window below encodes:
- a CDS encoding replication factor C subunit 4 has product MSKGESSKAAATKGVRANPNAAGGANYELPWVEKYRPVYLDDVVGNTETIERLKIIAKDGNMPHMIISGMPGIGKTTSILCLARQLLGDAYKEAVLELNASDERGIDVVRNRIKGFAQKKVTLPPGRQKLVILDEADSMTSGAQQALRRTMEIYSATTRFAFACNQSNKIIEPLQSRCAILRYARLTDAQVVRRIRQVCEAENVQYSDDGLAALVFSAEGDMRQAINNLQSTHAGFGFLNADNVFKVVDSPHPIKVQAMIKACHEQRIDDAMTTLKELWDLGYSCHDIISTMFRVTKTIDTLSEHAKLEFIKEIGFTHMRILEGVQTLLQLSGCIAKLCKINMQPQLFLMPSK; this is encoded by the exons ATGTCGAAAGGAGAGTCCTCAAAAGCTGCCGCCACCAAGGGCGTGCGAGCGAATCCCAACGCAGCTGGAGGCGCCAACTACGAGCTGCCATG GGTCGAGAAATACCGTCCAGTGTACCTCGACGATGTCGTCGGCAATACAGAGACAATCGAGCGCCTCAAGATCATCGCAAAGGACGGAAACATGCCTCACATGATCATCTCTGGCATGCCAGGTATCGGCAAGACCACGTCCATCCTCTGTCTCGCGCGACAGTTGCTGGGCGACGCCTACAAGGAAGCCGTGTTGGAGCTCAACGCCTCAGATGAGCGTGGTATCGACGTTGTGCGGAACCGGATAAAGGGTTTTGCGCAGAAGAAGGTGACGCTGCCACCAGGCAGGCAGAAGCTCGTCATCCTCGACGAAGCAGACAGCATGACAAGCGGAGCGCAACAGGCGCTGAGAAGAACCATGGAAATCTACAGCGCTACAACACGATTCGCATTCGCATGCAACCAATCGAACAAAATCATCGAGCCACTCCAATCGAGGTGCGCCATCCTGCGCTACGCCCGCCTCACCGATGCCCAAGTCGTCCGCCGAATCAGGCAAGTTTGCGAAGCCGAGAACGTACAGTATTCCGACGACGGACTCGCCGCGCTGGTCTTCTCTGCTGAAGGAGACATGCGACAAGCGATCAATAACCTTCAATCAACACACGCTGGATTCGGCTTCTTGAACGCCGACAACGTCTTCAAGGTGGTGGACAGCCCACACCCCATCAAGGTGCAGGCCATGATCAAAGCGTGCCACGAGCAGAGGATAGACGATGCAATGACAACACTGAAAGAGCTGTGGGACCTGGGCTACTCGTGTCACGACATCATCAGCACCATGTTCAGGGTCACCAAGACCATCGACACCCTCAGCGAGCACGCGAAGCTAGAGTTCATCAAAGAGATTGGGTTCACTCATATGCGCATTCTCGAAGGTGTACAGACGCTACTGCAGCTGTCTGGATGTATCGCCAAGCTCTGCAAGATCAACATGCAGCCTCAGCTTTTCCTCATGCCATCGAAGTGA
- a CDS encoding DNA topoisomerase, giving the protein MGFETNLMKPFLRKELELKMKAICNGRTTKARVVNETVEQYRKVYARMQQHPGVLPMAVRKYVFGEVI; this is encoded by the exons ATGGGGTTTGAGACTAACTTGATGAAGCCCTTTTTGCGCAAGGAG CTGGAGCTGAAGATGAAAGCCATTTGCAATGGACGAACGACAAAGGCTCGGGTTGTGAACGAAACCGTTGAGCAATATCGGAAGGTGTATGCTCGCATGCAGCAACATCCGGGTGTCCTTCCTATG GCTGTTCGGAAGTATGTTTTTGGTGAAGTGATTTGA
- a CDS encoding Ubiquitinyl hydrolase 1: MSGYTKHFVPLESNPDVFTLLIHQLGVSEALSFQEVLSLNDVASFPRPALALILIFPTSETYETHRSIEDADREENTGPDADGTIWFKQTINNACGLYAILHAVCNGDAVSFIDPDSLLAELLRHRNVPPRDFARTLEASARLEETYSKAAMAGDSNVPEDAEEEVDYHYVCFVKNRHSHILELDGDRKGPIDKGPLLNHDDDLLSEASMAVVRGYIERERGHNLGFNLMALVRTARD; the protein is encoded by the exons ATGAGTGGCTACACAAAGCACTTCGTTCCCCTTGAGTCTAATCCCGATGTCTTCACCTTGCTCATTCATCAGCTTGGAGTCTCCGAAGCTCTGTCATTCCAAGAGGTCTTGTCACTCAACGACGTGGCATCGTTTCCGCGCCCAGCACTGGCACTCATTCTTATCTTCCCTACCTCAGAGACGTACGAAACCCACAGATCTATTGAAGATGCGGATCGAGAAGAAAACACTGGGCCTGATGCGGATGGTACGATCTGGTTCAAACAGACAATCAATAATGCCTGTGGCCTTTATGCCATTCTCCATGCTGTCTGCAATGGGGATGCAGTGAGTTTCATTG ATCCAGATTCTCTCCTAGCAGAACTTCTTCGTCATCGAAATGTACCACCACGAGACTTCGCACGGACTCTAGAAGCCTCCGCGAGGCTTGAAGAAACATACAGCAAAGCTGCTATGGCAGGTGACAGCAATGTGCCAGAAGACGCGGAAGAGGAGGTTGATTATCACTACGTGTGCTTTGTCAAGAACAGACATTCCCACATCCTCGAACTTGATGGTGATAGAAAAGGCCCAATCGACAAAGGGCCACTGTTGAACCACGACGATGATCTGCTTAGCGAGGCTAGCATGGCAGTTGTGCGAGGTTACATTGAACGAGAGCGAGGTCACAACCTTGGGTTCAACCTCATGGCTCTTGTCAGGACTGCACGCGACTAG
- a CDS encoding Long-chain-fatty-acid--CoA ligase: protein MFGTTDPQLQRAQELHAPPPKGHPYSLPLAGTATDGKSAVYRHWRFTDKPLLDSLVPEINTPHEAFEASAARYPKNNCLGHRPYDPVTKTFGAYVWQSYEQISERRKNFGAGLVHLHRQAGVTAAKQYGVGLWCQNRPEWQITDLACMSQALYSVSIYDTLGPDTTEYIINHAELACVVTGMNHVTQLLKLKPRLPTLKIIVVLDPLSAGELPGESKGDLLNSLASELGVTIHYIRDVEALGEKQPLPVNPPTPDDTATINYTSGTTGNPKGVVLSHRNAHAATCTTMVLLGSGSDQIICSFLPLAHIYQRLGEHGALAAGSAIGYFHGNIAELVEDLQMLRPTVFSGVPRLYNRFGAKIKEGTIEQSGIKGALSRHVVSTKLAAVNDKHNPTNTHMLYDRIWAKKVAGGLGLDRCKVLVSGSAPIDPSLHQFLRIVFGSNFTQGYGLTETYAVSLIQHENDFTSGNCGGVTPNTEVCLADVPDMEYLSSDKPYPRGELLVRSTTTFKEYFRNPEETAKAIDADGWFHTGDICLVDEMGRFKIVDRKKNVLKLAQGEYISPERIENVYLANCGWIASAYVHGDSHQSFLVAIFGVAPDLFPQFASHVLGEKIPEGDLAKLKSVLGDKRIEQAVLKELTKIGTKNKFNSYEKVKAVRLFLDPFTIENQLLTPTLKLKRPQTAKAFRQHLDDCYEEALAAEGKAKAKL from the exons ATGTTCGGAACCACCGATCCCCAGCTCCAGCGCGCGCAGGAGCTGCACGCTCCGCCCCCAAAGGGCCATCCGTACAGTCTGCCGCTTGCAGGCACCGCGACAGATGGCAAGAGCGCTGTCTACCGCCACTGGAGGTTTACCGACAAGCCGCTGCTCGACAGCCTGGTCCCTGAGATCAACACCCCGCACGAGGCCTTCGAGGCCAGCGCAGCCAGATATCCAAAGAACAACTGCCTAGGCCATCGCCCATACGACCCCGTCACCAAGACATTCGGCGCCTATGTCTGGCAAAGCTACGAGCAAATCTCGGAGCGTCGCAAAAACTTCGGCGCCGGCCTGGTCCACCTTCACAGACAGGCCGGCGTGACAGCTGCCAAGCAATACGGCGTTGGTTTGTGGTGTCAGAACAGGCCCGAGTGGCAGATTACCGATCTGGCGTGCATGTCGCAGGCTCTCTACTCAGTCTCCATCTACGACACCCTCGGCCCAGACACGACCGAGTACATCATCAACCATGCCGAGCTTGCCTGTGTCGTCACTGGCATGAACCACGTCACACAGCTGTTGAAGCTGAAGCCCCGGCTGCCGACCCTCAAGATCATCGTCGTTTTGGACCCTCTGTCTGCTGGCGAGCTTCCTGGCGAGTCCAAGGGAGATCTCTTGAACTCGTTGGCGAGTGAGCTGGGCGTGACTATCCACTACATCCGTGACGTCGAGGCACTGGGCGAGAAGCAGCCTCTGCCCGTCAATCCACCCACACCAGACGATACTGCGACAATCAATTACACCTCAGGAACCACTGGCAACCCCAAGGGTGTCGTGCTAAGCCACCGCAATGCGCACGCCGCGACATGCACAACCATGGTGCTCCTCGGTTCTGGCAGCGACCAGATCATCTGCTCGTTCTTGCCTCTAGCCCACATCTACCAGCGGCTGGGTGAGCACGGAGCTCTGGCAGCCGGCTCAGCGATCGGCTACTTCCACGGTAACATTGCGGAGCTCGTCGAGGACTTGCAAATGCTCCGACCCACAGTCTTCTCAGGCGTCCCACGCCTGTACAACAGATTCGGTGCCAAGATCAAGGAGGGAACCATTGAGCAGTCTGGCATCAAGGGTGCCCTCTCACGACACGTTGTCTCTACAAAGCTAGCTGCCGTCAACGACAAGCACAACCCGACCAACACACACATGCTGTACGACCGCATCTGGGCCAAGAAGGTCGCTGGTGGCCTTGGTCTCGATCGCTGCAAGGTCCTCGTCAGCGGCTCTGCGCCCATCGACCCCAGCCTGCACCAATTCCTGCGCATCGTCTTCGGCAGCAACTTTACCCAAGGCTACGGCCTGACCGAGACGTACGCCGTGTCCCTCATCCAGCACGAGAACGACTTTACATCCGGCAACTGCGGCGGCGTAACACCCAACACAGAGGTCTGCCTCGCCGACGTACCAGACATGGAGTACCTGTCCTCGGACAAGCCGTACCCTCGTGGCGAGCTGCTCGTCCGCTCTACGACAACATTCAAGGAGTACTTCCGCAACCCAGAGGAAACAGCAAAGGCCATCGACGCCGACGGCTGGTTCCACACGGGCGACATCTGCCTCGTCGACGAAATGGGCCGCTTCAAGATTGTCGACCGCAAGAAGAACGTGCTCAAGCTGGCGCAGGGCGAATACATCTCGCCCGAGCGCATCGAGAACGTGTACCTCGCCAACTGCGGCTGGATCGCGTCTGCCTACGTCCACGGCGACAGCCACCAGTCGTTCCTGGTGGCCATCTTCGGCGTTGCGCCCGATCTCTTCCCGCAATTCGCGTCCCATGTCCTCGGCGAGAAGATCCCCGAGGGCGACTTGGCCAAGCTGAAGAGCGTGCTGGGCGACAAGCGAATCGAGCAGGCGGTTCTCAAAGAGCTGACCAAAATAGGCACCAAGAACAAGTTCAACAGCTACGAGAAGGTCAAGGCTGTGCGCTTGTTCCTCGACCCTTTTACCATTGAGAACCAGCTTCTCACCCCTAC ACTCAAGCTCAAGCGCCCGCAGACGGCAAAGGCGTTCCGACAGCATCTGGACGACTGCTACGAGGAGGCGCTTGCCGCCGAGGGCAAGGCCAAGGCGAAGCTGTAG